Within Felis catus isolate Fca126 chromosome A1, F.catus_Fca126_mat1.0, whole genome shotgun sequence, the genomic segment TGCTGGCCTCTCAGAGTTCTGGGGCCACCAAGGTCAGTTTGGGGGGGCGTGCAGGAGACActctaacagtgcagagcctggagtgaGGAGCATGTACTGACTGACTTGCCTCAAATcagtaaaacatgaaaaaagaagaaagaaagaaagaaagaaagaaagaaagaaagaaagaaagaaagaaagaaagaaagagggagagagagacagagaggaaggaagaagaaaggaaagaaagggagaaagagagaaaggagggaaggaaggaaggaaggaaggaaggaaggaaggaaggaaggaaggaaggaaggaaacaaggaaacaaggaaacaaggaaacaaacaagcaagcaagcaatggggtcagcaggggaaggagaagcTTTCTCCCAGGTGTGATCCAGAATCCTTCACTCTTCACTCCTCTGGGTCTCTAAGTTCCATGGCTGGGCTCTAACCTTTCTGGTTGGGTGAATGCATCTTTAAGTTCTGGGAAGTTATACAAATAAGTGTGAAAGAGCAATgataaagaaatgggcaagataattgatttttttcttatgctatTTTTGGTTATGCTTTGTCTGCATTGTGTGAAGCTTTAAAGACAATTTGATTTACAACTTTGATGTTTTATTTGGCTTTCCAGTTTGACAGAAGTGCCGAGAAAGAAGTTGCTCGTCAAATGTTTAAATGTGCCCCCATCAGTTATGAAAGCGTGAACCCTATTTTCCAGGGCGTGAAAACAGACCGCGCTGCAGAGGTCCACAAAGTGTGCGTCTCTACGGACATCTGTCAAGCCTGGAACATTGGACTGGGGGCCCAGAGCACCTCTGGACTGCTTCTCTAAAGCCTTTTCCCCTTGACCTCTAGAGCCTGTTTCCCAACACACGAGGCGTCTCACAGGATGGAGGCCGACGAGCTGCAAGTGAGGATCAGTGAAGAGGGCGGCTGATCAAGGCACCTCTGGAGAGAGGGATGGTCCTTTTGACTGCTCTCCATCACTGAGGACACACTGTACAGTGTGAGGGATGCAGGGTAGATACCATGTGGGTCTGCATGAGGGGGCGCGCGGGGAGCGAGAGGAAGGCGCCACTTGGAGGAGCGGAGACGGTCCCACTCAGGACAGGTGGATGGGGAGGCCCCAAGCTGGAAGTGAAGCCAGTCGGTGTAGAATTGTTCGTGGTAGTGTCCATAGTGTGGATGGTGAGGCCATTGCCTTTGGTTCCACCTGGCCAATCACCAACGGTCCGCAGGTAGGACCAACGTTGGGTTCCTCTGCTGTGCTTACTTGAATTTCTCTACGTgccttgttttcctcttctccatccttTAGCTCCGACTTCTATTCCTCTACCTCACGATTCCTCACCTTACGTGATGTGTCTGTCCTCAGAGGCGTCACCTACAAACTGGGAACAACAATATTAAGTACCCTGCAGGATTGTTAGGTTCCTTTGAGGCAGACACCTAAAACAGGTCCAGACAAGAGCAACACAACGCATTGTAGGTGGTGTGGTCATTACCGCTGCAACGATCTTCCCTGTGAATTCTTTCCCCTGGCCTGACTTCCACCATGCATTTTCAGCTCATTCTTTCTTGCACTTTTCAATATTTCATTTGTGGTTGCGTGACATTCCTTCCCTTTTCAGTCTTTTAACCCGACAGGATTTTAAGTTCTTTGAAGGAAATGTCTAAAGACACAGACCACCTTCTTTGTACCACAGATTTAGAGATCTGGACTGTGTTGGTTTAAGTGAACTGGTCATGAATTGGAAAAGACAAGAGTACATGAAGAACGATGTATCCATACATATTTGCACATATATTCCAAGGGCAAAAGACCGAAGTAAACAAATTCGCTTAAATCAAAAGCATAAGACCGAAGTAAACAAATTCGCTTAAATCAAAAGCGTAAGCCCGAGATGTTTCCGCCCGGTTTCGAACCGGGGACCTTTCGCGTGTTAGGCGAACGTGATAACCACTACACTACGGAAACACATGCTAAAAACCTCCCTTCCTTAATCCTTCTAAGACGTATAGTCCTGCTACTGCCCCGGACTCTGCACGGGATTTGAGAGAGCTCTTGGAACCCTTTTTTCCTCGTTTACCAAAGGCTCTCACTTCCCACCATGGCCCTGGGTAATAGCGCGCGCGACCCCTTAGTAGGTCCTGAAACCAGTCACATTCTGCAATTAAAACACCCCCCAGAACAGTAGTGAATGAAAGCAGTGGGCCTCTCTAGAAGTAGGGTAAATGTGGCTTCAGATGTTTGATACGAGATAATTGGCTCCATTTTGTCTCTTCTAGGGAGACAGCGGGAGGGTTTAAATTCTCACCCAATTTGTGCTGGATTGAGACTGAAGATTTAAAGGATTAAAGAAATGCTAAATGCATTCAAAGAATACGAGACTTGAATATATTtcgttaaaatgtaaatataaataaggcaaaaataaaactggttttaccttatgctttcaaaataattgtttcctCTAAGTTATGTaaaattatctattaaaaataaaggggaaattgatattaataaatatcaaattttaactcaatgttatttaaataaagctgaatatttaattaaattttgtaaTGTAATGATATCTTTtaagtatttcataaaaataaaactaatcaaTTCTATCATGGAACATCCAGAATTGGGATGAGGCTTAATGCAGGTATATGTAGatctatatacatacaaatgtaaGAGCAGTATAGATTATTTAATAttgcaaaacttttttttgttttgttttgtttttggtcgcCTAAGCTGATTCCAGAAGACCTGCAGAGCCAGGAATTGGATTGGAGGCTGATTCCTACTGAGTCGGGATCCTTGAGTTGTCTGCAACTGGTAAGCCCTTCTTCACCAGAGCACAAGGTGGAGGCCCTCTTGTCCAAGTCTGGCTCTAGGATCAAGGTCACCAGGGGCTTGCTGGTGGCCCAATCCATAGATGTTTTACCACCTTCCCATATTAGAACATGTATGGAATTTGACTCTACCAATCTGTCCCTCCTTTTTTGCACATCTTAACTCCCTTGGCCTCTATGGAAGCTTTGTTGCTAGCTTTACTCCTATTCTGACTCCTTGTCCATCTATCTACAGATGGCCATCTCCCTGGAGAGTCACATTGGCATTGACAGTTTGACCCAGCCTCTACCCCTATGTCTGTGGCTCCAGCAATGACCACTCTCCCCAAGCTTCAAATCCACAAGTCTTGGACATAACCGTTTAGTCATCTCCCAATCTCTTCAAGACAGAACTCATTacttctctctcacctctcaccCCACTCCTCAGTGTCAGAAGGTGGAAAGTCAGTATAAGCATCCTCTAAACTGAGAAGACggaaaaaaggaagcaagctACTCCATTATGGCTTTCACAGAGTTTTATTCAGAGTAACTTAACTGAAAGGGAGAGTGGGTGAGCACAGACCACCCAGGCCTTACCAGGCCATTCTCCATCCATATTCTCCACAGCTATACTCCTCCCAGTCCAGACCTTAATCCCTAGATTTTATGTTATGAGGGGCATTCCAGTCAGGCATACATTAACCTCCAGGGCACTGGAACACGTAGTGGGAGGGAAGTCATTGCCTGGCTTGAAGAGGATGGAGGGCCAAAAGTGGGTCAATGTTGTCAGTACTCTTACACTCAGTCTCTGATCTCTGTTACTAAACCATCTAAAGCAGAAACCTGGGATCTCCCTCTCCTGTCCACATATAAACCATACGCCCCTAGCTCCTTTACCCTTCTCCCTTCTGGCTGCTGTCTTGCCACTGCCAGGTCAGCCACTTCCTTTCTAGACCATGGCTGTGTCCATCCAGTTCCTTCTGTCTAATGCAGTCTCATTCCCATCACACATCCTGCTTATCATTCCTAAAGGAATCCTTCTGGAATGTAAATCAGAGTGAATCCTACTGCCTCCATGGCCTCCATAGCCAAGGAGGAAAAAGACCAAAGATCCTAGTAGGGTTCCTTCTGTTTGCTGAATGTCTGAACTGATGAACACTTGACTCTTTTGTTCTAAGAGCAGCCTGGATCGCCTACCAGAGGGGATTCCAAACCGGGCCTGGCTGGAGGGGCAGCGGTGGAaagggtggagaggagagagaagcagaaattgTAGCAAAAAGCTTGGAAGGGTGTGGCCCCAGCTTGTTGGGAGATGGATCAAGAAGCCTGCCACTTGGGCTTCCCTTTAATAAAAAGCCAGGATCTTTTTTaggaatgttttccttttccagtaaagattgttaaaaaacaaaacaaaaacgtgaAACCACAATTTGCAAATGAATCCATATTTGTGCAAGAGAAAATGTCAAAGTTGAAACTCTTGGGACACAAGTTTATTTAGACCCATTAATTCCAAGATAAGACCACAGTAAAAGTAACTCTCCAGGAAGGCACGAGTGAGCTACGACTTACCAGCAAATCTACCTATTTTACAAAGTTTGATCAATTCCTGTCCAGACTGCCCTTATAGGGTGTCATGTGAAACCCTCCCTAATTCCCATACGCTTTGAGACCGAAGGAGATTCAATTCTTTGCTTAGCAAGTTTAGTAAACCAGCTTTACATGATCAAGACTTCTCCTATGGTCTGGTGTGTGAGGGAGACTTCTACATTCGGAAAACAGAAAATAGGCTGAATTTgcaggactaaaaaaaaaaaaaaccatttaacgTAACGGAATGAATTTCAATTGAAGTTAAGGAAGAACTTCATGATAAGACAAGTAAACTGAGGATGTTCATGTTAGAGTGTTCcaaaataaaggatatttttaCATTCCTCTCTGTGTGGGGCAACATTTCACAAAAGATGGACCCttaaaaagagaatttggggGTCTCAGATTACGAAGAGCACCTCTTTCCTgacgaaaacaaacaaaaaaaccggCGGCGGCAAGAGCTCGAGAATGCCAGCTTTTAAGTTACTTAGTAAGGTGGTCGCCACTCTGGAGGCCCTTGGGTCTCCTCGCAGAGAGAAGCCACGCCGTAACCCTCCCTCTCTGCGCAGCTCGCCCTGTACCAGACGCCTAATATGGTTGACCATGGACGAATTTCAGCAAGCAAAACGGTGTCCTGAGGCATTTATCCGCTAGCAACCAGCACTCATTCACTCCCTTTTGGCCAGCAAGGGCCTATGGCTGGGGCATTCTTTTATTCGGCTACTGGTAAACCACCCGTCCAGTTTCCGTCTGCTTGGCCAAGGATGCAGAGGAGCACCCGCTGTCGAGCTGGAGGGAAACTCGATGCCTGCCTTGCGCCTACTTCCCTTCAAGAGGAACTtgcgcccaacgtggggctcgaacccacgaccctgagattaagagtctcatgctctaccgactgagctagccgggCACATGTGCAAGTCCTACGTTGTACCTCAGAAGACTGAAATCTACATGCAGGGATGAGGacacactttaaaaagtaattgcaTAAGTattatggagcacctactgtgtgcctgatTGTCCTAGTGACTAGAGCCAGAGGATCGGAAGCCTAGCATCCCTGAACCTGGGAGAAGTGGCTGCGCGGGTTCCCGAGGGGGAAGAGCAAGAGAGCTGAGGTGCCAGATCTGAATTTACATTAGAGAATTTATGGAGGGCGTGCTGTGAGCTCTGTCCTGCTGGGGTCTGGCTTCACTGAGCGTCTACCAGAAACAGAAATAGACATACACGTGTCCTTCCCTCTGTGTGAAGGCAGTTCTTTCTCCTATGGAGGCAGAAGCAGCGTGGACGAGGAGATAACCCTTTAAATGAAAGGGaggctaaaaacaaacaaacaccaaaactGAATTCCTGTTTCCGCCCGGTTTCGAACCGGGGACCTTTCGCGTGTGAGGCGAACGTGATAACCACTACACTACGGAAACCCACACCTCTCGCGCTTGACTAACACTACCTAGAAGCTACACTGGGGCGATTAAGGGGCTGAGGGAACCCAGACTTCCAAGTAAGTGACTGGCGTTTTCTGAGCTGCCGGCTGCTGTGTTCAGGTCACCTATCCACACTTCTTTTGGCGTGGCTTCCTACAGTTGTTCACCAACGAGAATTCGTGATTTTAGCGTTTCAGGCCACCCCTCCGAGGAAGCAGGCGTTCACTCCGAGTTTCCCTACTAGGTGGGAAGCGCCTCGAGAACAGGGTGAGTTCTGCGTGCGCAGCCCTGGCATTCTGCAGCGTTTCGCACTCACTGAGACTTCTGTACATGAATTGCGTTCCTGTAACTCCCcctccagtttttgttttctttttaaaaatttctcaagtATTATTTCAATCGCCCGAATAATCTATTTGGCAGAGATGCTCTACGTACGAAAGCAGCATCTTTGGTAGCATAGTTCTACAGCCTGGATgagattctcaaaaataaataaataaataaaatatataatgataataataataataatttaataccACAAACCCAATTGGAGCCCATTCTCTTAGACTGAGACTCCATGAAGACAGACCTCGAGGTAGTTTGGACGCGGAGCATGCATGGTGCCCACTCAGAAAGTGCTGAATGACTTAACTCACTATATGTTAAGCAACATAGCTTTGAAATTGTATTAACTCTAATTTCACAAAACCCTCTGATAGCAactattatacttattttatacaaGTAAACACAGGACTGCAAAgatatcaaatacatttttaacctcccccccccttttctacACTTTTCAGCACCTTGCTTTTCTCACTTCAGAGTAAATCGTGAAGGATTCCCTTTTTACAGATAAAGAGTGTTCCACTGTGTGAATGTTTATGTGACGGTTTCACTACTCCTTTATTGATGGGCAGTTAGAAAAGTTCATCTAAACGCTACGACAGTGACCAGACGGCAGTTTCTAATGCGCGTGGAAATGCCAACTACAGCGGGGAGGTTGGAGAAGATGTCCGGTCGCCTTCTGGATCCCGGAGGCACTCTGAGTTCCCAACCAACAAAGTCCTCGGCCTAGAAGGGCCGGAAGTACTTGAGGGCGCTCACCGGGACCCGCCCCTCCGCTTCCGGCATCAGCTGTGGGGAGTCCCTGGCGTTGTCCTCCTTGTCCGGTTAGTAGGATGGCGCTGGGCCGACGCAGTCATAGCACCGAGAGCGGACGGCCGTTAAGAGCCTCAACCTTTCCCCGAAGTTTATCCCCAGTGGCGGGGGATGGAGGAGGCCGGTCCTTCCGAGTTGTCCGCGTTCCCTGCTCCTTCGTATTACAGAGACGTGGGCCTCCATCGTTGTAGCCCTCCCGTCCTGTTCCCGTGTGCCTGCTAGAGCGTCTCCTCGCCGTTTCCTGTCGCCCAGGGGCCCGAGAGGAAAGAAGGGGGCGTAGCGCTACCGCGGGGGGAACTCGCGAGCTTAGGTGACTCGCAGACACCGGAAGTGTTGAGAGGGAGGCCGGAAGTGAGGGGGCGGAGCCAGGAAGTGAGGAGGGGCGGGGGTTTATGAGGAGGCCAAGGGAGCGTTGGGACAGATTTGCACTCAGGGCCACCTGAGGGACTTGGCTGTAGCGCTcagctctgtcccctcccctcgcAGAGACACGGTTGTCGTCTAGGAGTAGGGAACTTTGTGGAGGGGGGGGTTGTCGGGAGGACCTTTCTGTGTCTGCGATTGAGGCAAGGTGTggagaggcggggtgggggtggggccgggtCGTCAGGGCGTCTGAGAGGGAagacccccgcccccgcccccccaccgcccaTCTACACTGGCTGACTGGACACTAAGATGGCTGCCGTTGCCATGACACCCAACCCTGTGCAGACCCTTCAGGAGGAGGCGGTGTGCGCCATCTGCCTCGATTACTTCACGGACCCCGTGTCCATCGGCTGCGGGCACAACTTCTGCCGAGTGTGTGTAACCCAGttgtggggaggggaagatgaGGAGGACAGGGACGAGTTAGAccgggaagaggaagaggaggacggagaggaggaggaggtggaggctgTGGGGGCCGGTGGAGGGTGGGACACCCCCATGAGGGATGAAGACTATGAGGGCGACATGGAGGAGGAGGtcgaggaggaagaggagggtgtGTTCTGGACCAGTGGCATGGGCGGGTCCAACTGGGACAACATGGACTatgtgtgggaggaggaggacgaggaggaagaTTTGGACTACTACTTGGGGGACATGGAGGAGGACCTGAGaggggaggatgaggaggacgaggaggaagtGCTGGAGGAGGACGAGGAAGAGGAGTTAGACCCCGTCACCCCACTGCCCCCGCCTCCAGCCCCTCGGAGGTGCTTCACCTGCCCCCAGTGCCGAAAGAGCTTTCCCAGGCGGAGCTTCCGCCCCAACCTGCAGCTGGCCAACATGGTCCAGGTGATTCGACAGATGCACCCAACTCCTGGTCGAGGGAGCCGTGGGAACGAGCAGGGCATTTGTCCCAAACACCAGGAAGCCCTGAAGCTCTTCTGCGAGGTGGATGAAGAGGCCATATGTGTGGTGTGTCGAGAATCCAGGAGCCACAAACAGCACAGCGTGGTGCCATTGGAGGAGGTGGTGCAGGAGTACAAGGTGAGAGAAGTAGAAGATGGGGAGTTttgtgggggtggagagaagctGGGAAAAGGCAATAtgtcccctcccactccccagaaCTTGATGCACTGATTCTCCTTTTCTAAGCACTTAGTGGCATCAAGGTGGGTTGGAGTGAGAAGGATCCTGTACACTGGGCTGCATGTCTTGGGGAAAGCCACTGCTGTTTCACACTTCCATTGTCCCTAAGTGTAGGAGTACAGGTGACAGGTCCCTCAGGCTTTACCACCAGTCTCATTTTCCTCTGGGTAAGTTTTCAGTCTATCCTTGACTTGGACCCTGGAGATGGAAAGGACTTGAGGCCTCAACAAGAAAGGGCCCTAAGGAGCAGGAGTGTAGAAATGACTACTAGTGTCAGACCCAGATGCTTTGCACTTGCCTTTTAATGGGTTTCCTACCTACCCCATGATACGGCTTGGTTCTGTCCTTGAGGACTTTTGTTAAATCTGCATCAGTCGGATGTACTGACTAGAAGTTCTTACCTTACCTGAGAATGCAGATAAAAGGGAGAAGCTTTTAAGTCAGAagaccaggctctgcactcactcACCCAGGCATCTCTAAAAGTCTTGGAGCGTTAATTTTTCCAGGgttaaaagttaatatttactgaacacttaacTTACTATGTacaccaggcactgtactaagcaCTTTTCATGGACTATCTCATTTAAAACTTCAGACAACCCTGTGAGTTTGATATGGTTTctgtccctgttttacagattGGGAAATAGACTTAAGTAATATACACAGGGCCACATAGCTACTAGTAAGTGATGGACTTAGTTATGacctgcccctgtgcccctgCATACTGTTAACAGTGTCATCACCATTTAGGTGTCTGTCGTTAGTTTGACTTTACTGATATGTGACTTCTTGGAGTCTGATTCTAGTTTGGTTAATACTTTGCACCCTACTTCTGGCCTTTACTCTTTTGGGATACAGGTAAAGGAGATTGGTCTGTGAGACAGCCAGCACAAATAGCACTACTTAGTGAAGGCTGGGAAGGGTTTGAAACAGTGGgaccaggaggaagagagggtaGCTCCTGTGTGCTCTGTGCATTACCCCAGTTTTAGAGTAACGAGTCTAGAGCTTCTCAGCTATGAGTGGTACAGCTAAGACAAACTTACATCGTCTCATGACAAGAAACTATGTCTTCCACACAGTGATACTCCCAATTACTAGGGGAGTTTTCAAAAGTACAGTGGGCCCTACCACTAGAGATTCTgagtcagagacagggagagtgtcTTTAAGAAAGCCCAGCCTAGCATTGGCATCACTGCATTGGTAATATCACCTGTTGTttaggctctgtgttgttagGGGAGGTTGTgatttccttttgtcctttttatCTCCTCTTGGCTCCTCAGTGGGCAGTTTGTTAATTAAATGTTGGGATGGACTATTCATGGACATTCCACTTGTTCTCCACCCTCCTTCTACAGGGCTCTTCTGAAGGGCTTctgaaaatggatttttatttgtgaatttgtGTTAGCCATATCTGTTGTATGCCAGCCTAGTAGGGCTCTGCAATTTGAGGAGGCCACATAGATGCAAATAATCTGCCATTAACTGATCAGCAAATGTAAATACatggattttattatttagaaCTAATTTGAgtgattccttttttaatttacaggCCATTTTATAGGTACgtagtttattcttttcaaatCTGTACACTAACTAGCACTAGTTTGGAACAGTGttgttttatagaaatattttttattgagtaGGTAATAATATGGATGATGTATAAATAAATCTCCTAAAAAAGTGAAAGTTCTtgaaaatttctcttaaaatagtACTCTGTTTGGACTTGTGCTCATGAATTTGTCAATGatttatgaaaattattaaatgGGAAATTTAAGCATCATAAATTCTGAACAGGATTGGAGAAAAATAGAAGgtaatatcaaaaaacaaaattttttgtaGTTTATGCTACTTTCATGTCAGGGGTTGATTGTAAtattattaatgtaattttttctaGAACCACTCATCCTGTGCAACAACCACTGCCTTTTGTACTCTTCTCTGGGTCAGTAACCTCTTTAGTTCAAGGGTCATTATCAGGTTGTCATTGGCAGTTTAGACATAGGTAGAGAATACtagataacatttattgatcTTTACTATGTGCTACTGTGTGAAGCATACTGTCCATAACATGCATTCTGTTATTCCCAATTCCCATGTAAGATGAGGAAATTGGAAGTGCTGCTTGCCTCAGGTCACCTGGCTACATTTAGGTTTAGATTGGAGTCTAGGCTTGAGCTCTTCTGCTCTGTATTACCTCTCAAGGAAAAAGGCAGAAGTAGTaggagacataaaaaaaaaaaaaggaaagaaaacaggttGGGCCTATTTCTGGTCTCTAACagccctttaaagaaaaagattctgggggtacctgggcggttcagtcggttaagcctctgagtcttgatttcagctcaggtcatgatctcactgttcctgagatagagccccatgtctgggggcagggagcctgcttgggattctctttctccctctctctctatccctccccttgctctcacaaaataaataaataaacattaaaaaaaaaaaaaggaaaaagataccaTTACAAGAGATTGGAACATAGAGCTCAAATGCATATTTGCCGTGAAGGTTAAAATCTTAGGAAGAGAgaggttttgttttccatttatatttatttaataataattaaaaaaaatttttttaatgtttatttttgagagagagagagtgtgagctaggggaggaggagagagagggagacacagaatctgaagtgggctccaggctctgagctgtcagcacagcatcGAACtgatgagtggtgagatcatgacctgagctgaagtggacattcaaccaatggagccatccaggcgccccagtaataattttttttaagtttgtttattttgagagagagctcatgtgagggtgggacagagggagggggagagagaaaatcccaagcaggcccagtgcTCTActcaaggcttgaacccacaaactgaaatcatgacctgaaccaaaaccgagTCTGtctcttaactgactaagccacccaggcaccccttgttttccATTTAGtaagtgagtgagagagaaagcagatggACAAAGAggcatagaaattaaaataagtaaagtgGGGCCCCTGCCCCACAAGGAGCCATTGTGTCCTGGCAGagacatatttaaaaaccattacAGTGTCTAGGAAGTATTGTAAAGGTTGTATTCACGTTCCTTGGGATGACAGAGgaagttgggggcagggaggaccaTGGTCAGGTAgctggtatttaaaattttttttttttaacgtttatttatttttgagacagtgagagacagagcatgaacaggggtgggtcagagagagggagacacagaatctgaaaca encodes:
- the TRIM41 gene encoding E3 ubiquitin-protein ligase TRIM41 isoform X7 yields the protein MAAVAMTPNPVQTLQEEAVCAICLDYFTDPVSIGCGHNFCRVCVTQLWGGEDEEDRDELDREEEEEDGEEEEVEAVGAGGGWDTPMRDEDYEGDMEEEVEEEEEGVFWTSGMGGSNWDNMDYVWEEEDEEEDLDYYLGDMEEDLRGEDEEDEEEVLEEDEEEELDPVTPLPPPPAPRRCFTCPQCRKSFPRRSFRPNLQLANMVQVIRQMHPTPGRGSRGNEQGICPKHQEALKLFCEVDEEAICVVCRESRSHKQHSVVPLEEVVQEYKNHSSCATTTAFCTLLWAKLQGHVEPLRKHLEAVQKMKAKEERRVTELKVVSTIPFASSQSQMKSELAAVASEFGRLTRFLAEEQAGLERRLREMHEAQLGRAGAAASRLAEQAAQLSRLLAEAQERSQQGGLRLLQDIKETFNRCEEVQLQPPEVWSPDPCQPHSHDFLTDAIVRKMSRMFCQAARALAYLSSPSPSGPDAGP
- the TRIM41 gene encoding E3 ubiquitin-protein ligase TRIM41 isoform X9, which codes for MAAVAMTPNPVQTLQEEAVCAICLDYFTDPVSIGCGHNFCRVCVTQLWGGEDEEDRDELDREEEEEDGEEEEVEAVGAGGGWDTPMRDEDYEGDMEEEVEEEEEGVFWTSGMGGSNWDNMDYVWEEEDEEEDLDYYLGDMEEDLRGEDEEDEEEVLEEDEEEELDPVTPLPPPPAPRRCFTCPQCRKSFPRRSFRPNLQLANMVQVIRQMHPTPGRGSRGNEQGICPKHQEALKLFCEVDEEAICVVCRESRSHKQHSVVPLEEVVQEYKNHSSCATTTAFCTLLWAKLQGHVEPLRKHLEAVQKMKAKEERRVTELKV
- the TRIM41 gene encoding E3 ubiquitin-protein ligase TRIM41 isoform X8, which translates into the protein MAAVAMTPNPVQTLQEEAVCAICLDYFTDPVSIGCGHNFCRVCVTQLWGGEDEEDRDELDREEEEEDGEEEEVEAVGAGGGWDTPMRDEDYEGDMEEEVEEEEEGVFWTSGMGGSNWDNMDYVWEEEDEEEDLDYYLGDMEEDLRGEDEEDEEEVLEEDEEEELDPVTPLPPPPAPRRCFTCPQCRKSFPRRSFRPNLQLANMVQVIRQMHPTPGRGSRGNEQGICPKHQEALKLFCEVDEEAICVVCRESRSHKQHSVVPLEEVVQEYKNHSSCATTTAFCTLLWAKLQGHVEPLRKHLEAVQKMKAKEERRVTELKVVSTIPFASSQSQMKSELAAVASEFGRLTRFLAEEQAGLERRLREMHEAQLGRAGAAASRLAEQAAQLSRLLAEAQERSQQGGLRLLQV
- the TRIM41 gene encoding E3 ubiquitin-protein ligase TRIM41 isoform X5; this translates as MAAVAMTPNPVQTLQEEAVCAICLDYFTDPVSIGCGHNFCRVCVTQLWGGEDEEDRDELDREEEEEDGEEEEVEAVGAGGGWDTPMRDEDYEGDMEEEVEEEEEGVFWTSGMGGSNWDNMDYVWEEEDEEEDLDYYLGDMEEDLRGEDEEDEEEVLEEDEEEELDPVTPLPPPPAPRRCFTCPQCRKSFPRRSFRPNLQLANMVQVIRQMHPTPGRGSRGNEQGICPKHQEALKLFCEVDEEAICVVCRESRSHKQHSVVPLEEVVQEYKNHSSCATTTAFCTLLWAKLQGHVEPLRKHLEAVQKMKAKEERRVTELKDIKETFNRCEEVQLQPPEVWSPDPCQPHSHDFLTDAIVRKMSRMFCQAARVDLTLDPDTAHPALMLSPDRRGVRLAERRQEVADHSKRFSADCCVLGAQGFRSGRHYWEVEVGGRRGWAVGAARESTHHKEKVGSGGSSLGSGDASSSRHHHRRRRLHLPQQPLLQREVWCVGTNGKRYQAQSSTEQTLLSPSEKPRRFGVYLDYEAGRLGFYNAETLAHVHTFSAAFLGERVFPFFRVLSKGTRIKLCP
- the TRIM41 gene encoding E3 ubiquitin-protein ligase TRIM41 isoform X11 is translated as MAAVAMTPNPVQTLQEEAVCAICLDYFTDPVSIGCGHNFCRVCVTQLWGGEDEEDRDELDREEEEEDGEEEEVEAVGAGGGWDTPMRDEDYEGDMEEEVEEEEEGVFWTSGMGGSNWDNMDYVWEEEDEEEDLDYYLGDMEEDLRGEDEEDEEEVLEEDEEEELDPVTPLPPPPAPRRCFTCPQCRKSFPRRSFRPNLQLANMVQVIRQMHPTPGRGSRGNEQGICPKHQEALKLFCEVDEEAICVVCRESRSHKQHSVVPLEEVVQEYKAKLQGHVEPLRKHLEAVQKMKAKEERRVTELKSQMKSELAAVASEFGRLTRFLAEEQAGLERRLREMHEAQLGRAGAAASRLAEQAAQLSRLLAEAQERSQQGGLRLLQDIKETFNRCEEVQLQPPEVWSPDPCQPHSHDFLTDAIVRKMSRMFCQAARVDLTLDPDTAHPALMLSPDRRGVRLAERRQEVADHSKRFSADCCVLGAQGFRSGRHYWEEPKEPSWPAALPSLTCNVCPTGLHGSLMRTAAWFSFPLSTQGFE
- the TRIM41 gene encoding E3 ubiquitin-protein ligase TRIM41 isoform X10; protein product: MAAVAMTPNPVQTLQEEAVCAICLDYFTDPVSIGCGHNFCRVCVTQLWGGEDEEDRDELDREEEEEDGEEEEVEAVGAGGGWDTPMRDEDYEGDMEEEVEEEEEGVFWTSGMGGSNWDNMDYVWEEEDEEEDLDYYLGDMEEDLRGEDEEDEEEVLEEDEEEELDPVTPLPPPPAPRRCFTCPQCRKSFPRRSFRPNLQLANMVQVIRQMHPTPGRGSRGNEQGICPKHQEALKLFCEVDEEAICVVCRESRSHKQHSVVPLEEVVQEYKAKLQGHVEPLRKHLEAVQKMKAKEERRVTELKV